One genomic window of Cannabis sativa cultivar Pink pepper isolate KNU-18-1 chromosome 2, ASM2916894v1, whole genome shotgun sequence includes the following:
- the LOC115721035 gene encoding agamous-like MADS-box protein AGL80, whose product MTRKKVKLAYINNDSSRKATYKKRKKGLMKKVSELSTLCGVDACAIIYNPYDTQPEVYPSPAGVHRIVTKFKKMPEIEQSKKMVNQETFLKQKISKVSEQVKKLKKENRDKEMNRLLYGNLSGKMNLQGLTVTDLNDLTWLIDQNLKDINKRMEKIAKDTKSARMAAAAAAAATVPPLMNGEVKVNVAATTAANNINDHSRAIQRQQWRGDSNPQNQANINNNNNNPMRFGGRDVIFPLGNNNKNNWVNDHFT is encoded by the coding sequence ATGACGAGAAAGAAGGTGAAGTTGGCTTACATCAACAATGACTCCTCTCGAAAAGCCACttataagaagagaaagaaaggtCTCATGAAGAAGGTAAGCGAGTTGAGCACACTGTGCGGTGTAGATGCATGTGCAATCATTTACAACCCATATGATACTCAGCCTGAGGTGTATCCATCTCCAGCAGGGGTGCACCGTATAGTGACAAAATTCAAGAAGATGCCCGAGATAGAGCAGAGCAAGAAGATGGTGAACCAAGAAACTTTCCTGAAGCAAAAGATTAGTAAGGTGAGCGAGCAAGTGAAGAAGTTGAAGAAAGAGAATCGTGACAAGGAGATGAATCGACTCTTGTATGGCAATCTCTCTGGTAAGATGAACCTCCAAGGCTTGACTGTTACAGATTTGAATGATCTCACTTGGCTTATTGATCAGAATTTAAAGGATATTAATAAGAGAATGGAAAAAATAGCTAAAGATACAAAATCCGCTCGAATGGCCGCTGCTGCTGCAGCTGCAGCAACAGTACCTCCACTCATGAATGGGGAAGTGAAAGTCAATGTAGCTGCTACTACTGCGGCAAATAACATTAATGACCATAGCAGGGCCATACAGAGGCAGCAATGGAGGGGAGACTCGAACCCTCAAAATCAagctaatattaataataataataataatccgatGAGGTTTGGAGGAAGAGATGTGATTTTTCCATTgggaaacaacaacaaaaataattggGTTAATGACCACTTCACATAA
- the LOC133028988 gene encoding anaphase-promoting complex subunit 11, with product MAFDGCCPDCKLPGDDCPLIWGACNHAFHLHCILKWVNSQTSQAHCPMCRREWQFKG from the exons ATGGCATTTGATGGTTGTTGTCCTGATTGTAAACTTCCCGGAGATGATTGCCCATTAA TATGGGGTGCATGTAACCATGCTTTCCATCTTCATTGTATCTTAAAATGGGTGAATTCACAAACATCTCAGGCTCATTGCCCCATGTGCCGTAGGGAATGGCAATTCAAAGGATAA